Below is a genomic region from Phocoena phocoena chromosome 21, mPhoPho1.1, whole genome shotgun sequence.
ATAGATAATTattataatagctaacatttattgaacattcacTGTGGGCCACACACTGTCTAGAGTGCTTTGAGTGTAccagttcatttaatcctcttagcAACTCTAAGAGGTATATGCACCTttaatatctctattttatagatgaggaaacagatgcaGAGTGGCTTAGCAATTTGCCCAGAATTGTAAGAAGCAGAGCTGGAATGCAGTTCCAGGTGGGGTCTGAACAGCTAATGGTGCAGAAAAGAGGAGGGTGGAGTCGACTCAGCCCAGTCTTGGCTCTTTCCCGTGTGAAAGGAGCAGAACCCTCATCAGGCTAGTTTTGAACTCAAATCCTGGATTTGGCGTCTTCATTTAGCTGGGCCTTCAGGAAGAGTTAACTGCCTTAACCAAGCAGGCCAAGTGTGTCTCCTGCTGCCAGACCACAAGGTAGAATTTCTAGGCAAAGGCAGGGACGTTGGTCTGTCtgaaaaccctcagaatgtgtGTAGGTTGCTCCACAGATTTCTGGGTGGGTATACAAGTACTTTCTGGTCTCTACTGAAGTGGGGAGGGGACTAAGGGCCAGAAACAAGAGGTCTAGGCGAGATGTAGAATCCAAGAGACTCAGTACTATGATGTCATGCCACACatgtttattgagctcctactacaTGCCCCATCTTGCCTTACTTTTCTTGGTGTGTTACTCTATGCAGATACCCATTACCAGGTTCCTAGGAATTCCGTGCTTTGTGGGGTCAGGTAGGCACTTGCATAGCTGCTCTTCCACCTTCCTTGTCTGGTATCTAGCAGGCCAGACTGCAGGGCCCCCACTGGTACATGGCTGTGTTTGTTCAATAACGCTTGGAAGCACAAGTGAGCTCTGTATTACCGCCTTTTCGCTGGGGTGTCTGGAGGGCCAAGAAGCTCCTAGTTGTAGCCCTACAGAGCCACAGGGACTGAACCAAAGCACCAGCCATCAGCTTTGTTCCTCAAGCCTCTAGAGAAAACCTTTGATTTCATGGGgatgattatttttattcttgcccATTCAAGGATGAAGCCCAAGAAACAAGGGGTTGCCCCTTTCAGAAGTATCACAATGGGTCACCTCCAGCCAAacccactgttttttgttttttgttatttctggGTTTGGTTGAGCCTCTCTTGGAAACCATTACTATACAACTTACTTAAAAGAAAGAGTGGAGGGATTGGGCATAAGAGACTCAGACAGAGGGGGGAGTAGGTGGGGGGCTTGGGACAGAGAGGCTGGAAGTAATGTGTTGTCAGAGAAAGTACAGGAAGAACACATTAAAGTCACAATCTGATTTAAGTCGATTCCATTTTGTAGTGACATTTTTAATCTTCTGCAAAGTTTGACTTTTCACCAAGCCTGGAGAATTGGAACTTTGGAAGAAGGTTTCAGAAAaagacacaacacacacacacacacacacacacacacacacagaaagggggagggagagaaaggggagggagacTTTTATCCTAAAGTCATTGTAAATCCAAAGCAGGGTTTTATCCTCCACagttaaatgagaaagaaaaaaaaaaaatcaagaataccAACATTTGAGGTACAAAGACTGTCATGGGCCAGTGGAAGTTTgcaaaattatatgtaaatgacCAAAGTTTTTACTATGGTGGCCCTGTGCTTTCCCAAAGCTAATCCCAAAGAGAAAATCTACTTAGCAAAAGAAAGTTTTGTCTAATTTGGTTAACAGTTGAGAAGTGACAAAAATGctgaatatattaataatttatatttccagGGTAACACTATATCTTTAATGCTTCACTGCCAAAGGGAATTCAGATTGGCTTAATGCTCAGAGAAAAAAAGGCTGAAAGGCCTTCCTTCATATTCTGTATCCAGCGCTGATAAAAATGGGTGTAAGACATGTGTTCCAATAATAGGCACCATGCATTCTCCCATTTCTGCATAATTTGTTTTCATCCCATattgctcaatatatatttgttaccCAGTGGCCTCCTGACCTTACACTGACTTTCATGCTCCAACTATATCATTTCATAAGGGAGGAGATACTTGTTTGCATctcacattttatagataagtatTGTAGTGATATATAGTGCATGTAAGGGCAAGAACCCTTTACTTGAAAGACTTTTTCTAAAGTTTATAGATTCTCCCTGCCCCCAAAACATACACATTTAAGATTTAAGTTTCACTTTATGGACAACATAGTGaagtagctgtgtgtgtgtgtgtgggggggtattTTTGGTCCTGTCTCTGTAATCAAGTTTGAGGGTTTATAAATTGTAGGCCATCTTCCTCCATGACCTCAGTAAACAGTCTAGGTCAGAGCTCCCTTAAGCCCTGTCCACAGAAATGGAATAAGTTAATTTATTGCACTCCAGCTAACCTGAGCGGCGACAAATAATCATAGTTCAGCTAAATGGCCTCAGGAAACTGGAAAACCTGCTACCTAATTTTGAGTTATTTAAAGGGCATCAAAGGGAAcgggaacaaaaagaaaagacaaagaaaaaaaaatcaatgaaggaaaaattttaaattctcacaaAGACAAGGGTTGGTTACCTTGTTCATTTTATCAGTTAACATAGAACAACAGTGAGGCTTATTTTGCTCTCTGGGTCCTAGAAAAACCTGATTTCAGcttgttattttaaatgtattgctgTTTTGTGGGTAAGACAGATCGAATTGTTGAAAACTACAAGCCCCTTACAGATCACTAGCCAAGTCTTCCCTAGACCGCAAAAACGTTCCTATGTTCTGGGTGGAGCGAGAAGGTTAaaatccccctcccccaggaaaaGGTGGAGAAGCCTTTCTCAGCAGGCCCAAGAACCCAGCGTCTCAACGCCGCACCAGTGGCCGGATGTGGGTGTGGGCAGAGGGAACAATCCTTTCTGGGGAGCACGTCTCCCAACCCGGTCGCCGCCGGCCTCTCACCAGATTGCCCAGCGGCCCCTAAGCTGAGCTGATTTGTGCGCCAAAGGCAACTCCAGCTTCCCGAACCCTTCGGTGCCGACGAGTAGTTGTCATTCGAAGATAAACTTCATCGTCTGTTGTTTCTAAGCCACACTCGGAAGCTACCTCCTCTACATATTTTTTACCAGACAGGTTGAGGCCGTAAACCTAGTCACGCATCCCGATGGTCTGAGTTTCGGCGCGCTCCAGACCAGCGGGCATGTGGTGCGCGCGTGTCCGGGGCCTCGTCCCGGGTTAGGGAAGGGCGCCCAGGTCGGAACTGGCGAAAGTCCGCCAAAGCCAGCTTGGGGAGGGTCCTTCGATTTGTATTTTCTGAGAGCTGAGGGCCCTGTTCCTTGAGTCTGCCCTTCCCCCAGGCAAATGCCCAAGGTGCGCCCGAGGCACTTGCGGGTCTGGAGCCCCGGGGGAAACGCGAATTCAGCCTGGAAGCGACCCCTCCACTTAGCCTCCCCGCCTCCTCAGACACCGCAGCGAcccgcccccttccccacccagacTATTGAGGGCCGTCACCTTGGCCCCTATCAGCCTTGCGCCCGAGACACCTCGGAGGGGGTGGGTTTTGGAGGAGCAGAAGGTAACAAGAAATCCATCTTTCTGGTACCTTCAGAAAACGTTTATTGCCAAGGGGGAGATCCTTCAGAAGACTCTTTCGCTTTTGGCCTTCCCCCACCCAGCTCTTTTGTTGGCACCGTATTTACACTTGTACAATATACAGTATTTCTCCCAGGCAGCGCCCGAAGCGCAAAGAAATCTGCGGGCGAGTCGGCGTCAGAGCACCGCGGGGTGCTGGGGCGTGTGCAGGTTAAGGGCGTTGGGGTGGGCGTGGCCGATCAGGTTGAGGTAATGCCGGTCCAGGCCCTGCACGGGCGTCAGGAAGGGGCTGTGCTGCTGCGCAGGGCTCGGAAGAGGCACGGGCGCACTGGGCAGGTAGGGCAGCGCCGGGCTGCGGGCCGCGCCGTGTGGCCAGGGGAAGGACCCTGGGGCCGCGCCCTGCGGGAACACGGACGCCTCACCAGGGCTATGGCCTGCGAACTCGGGCCCCGCTGGGTGCAGCTGATAAGAGAAATCCGGCTCCGGGAGCGAACCCAGCGGCTGGAAGGCGGGCTCGGCGCCCAAGCGGGCCTTGGACTGCAAGAAGGCGAGGATGCGCGCGTACTTGGTGTCCTTGGTCTCCATCCTCTCGACGGTGGTGAGGTAATGCACCAGGTTCTTCATGCACTCGTGGTAGCCGTAGTGGAAGTAGTTGGCAAACTCCGCTAGCAGTTCTGCTGGAGGGGCGAGAAAAAccgtagaaagaaaaaaactgtgagCGCCCTTTCCGACCGGGAGCGCGAGGCGGGGGCCAAGCACCTCCCATCATGTTTCCTGGCCGGAGTTTCCGTTGGACGCCCGCCCTCTCCTCTTGTTACTCTGGAGACTGGAAAAACGCCAGCTAGCGACTTCCTTTTCCTTAAGAGTCtgaccccaccctccccacctgaGAGGAGGCCGCGGAACCTCTATCCCCAGACACCTGTGCTCCAGTCCCCCTAGCTTTCACAGGAGTCcgctcccacctccaccccgcccccgcccccgccccggcagCATCCAGAGAGCGAGAGACCTCTAGCGAGCGCCGCTTCACTCCCACTCCCGCCCCCAGGTCTCCGTGTGGCGCACGGTCCCTGTCCAGGTTCCCCTTTGCGCAACCCGCGCCCACCTTTTTCCCTTCCCCGGGGAAAATCAGCGGAGTGCAGGGCTCTCAGGTACTGAACGGTCATCTCGAGGATCTCCGCCTTCTCCAGCTTCCCGGAACTCTGCAAAAGGAGGAAGGGCTCCTCGAAGCGGCCCAGCGGGTGGCGGCCAACCCGGGCAGGCTGGGTGCAAGGTTTTATCCGGAGAGGACCAGCGAGTGGGGCGCTGCTGTGGATCTGCGCGAGGGCCGCCCGGGGCTCACTCAGCGCTCAGGCACCCGGGAAGGGAGCCCACACGTGCAAGGCCCTCTCAGGCTCCAGACTCCCGGCATCACTGCCGAGAGTGGCGGCAGAGGATCCCCAGCGCCAGCACCGTTTTCTCGGCCGCCGACGTTACCTGCTTCGCCAGGGCCATGGGCACCGTCTTGCCCAGCTCGTTCAAACAGCGGTTAATCCGGTCTCTCCTCCGCTTTTCTATCACTTTGTGGGAAACGGGGGTTCTCTGCGAACAGAGGTTTGTACGTTTAGGATGGCTTTGCCCAGAGAGTCGTGAAAGGCACGGCTGGCACAGCTGTCTCCCAGCCCTCAGCGCTGCCCAGGGACTCGCCCCAGGCCCCTGTCCCTCCACAGTGGGTCACATAAGCTCTGCCTTCTCACACCCGCGCTGGTGCGCTCCCTTTCCAGCGTCCGCTGGGCCACACCGCCGTGCTGAGCAGCAGGGCAGTGGGGAGGTGGCCACCAGCCTCCAGGCGTGGGCTCCTCCCTGACTGAGGCGTCCCCTCCCTCTATCCTCATCCCCTTCTCAAACCACTCAGGATTCCTCTCCATAAGTCCCGTGTGATAATGTCCCTGCCCGTCGGTCCAGCCAGGTGGTGCTGCGGGCGTCAGACGCCCCCACCCTGTTGGCGCAAGAGCCATCTGGGCTCAGCCGACTCACTTTGCGTTCCTTGAGCTTTCCTGACATTCTGGTCAGTACGCGCCCTCGGGAGAGGCGGTGGCGCGAGGCACCCGTCCACTTTTCGCCTCGTGTGCCTCCTCGAGTGTCCCAGGTAGACTGCAGCCTCCCAACTACCAGGGGCTGCCTTATAAAGCGGTCATCCAGGGCTCCAAGTGCATTCACGACTTGAATTATTCCATAGGATTAGGGGAGCTGCGTTTGGGGGATGCATGCATTCaagatcagttttttttttaaagttaagaaaaaaaaaaattagcagccGAGGGGGGCGAGCTGGGGGCAGATCAGCTTTGTTAATCCACGTGGCCCTTCAAAGGACACGTGACCGGGGGGGGAATAACATTAGCATGGCAACAGCCGGGGCGGGAAGGAGGCGGTAAACCTGCGCCGGCGGACGAGCGAGCGCAGGGGCGCAGCGGCCGCGGGCGCCGGGGGGCGAGGACCCTCACAAAACAGTGTCGCCTCCTTTAGTCCCACCGCTGAGTCTCACACGATTGCCTGTTTACAAATCCCAGCAAGCCCGCAGTCTCAGCGCCGAGTGCGTTTTAAAGCCTGTCCAGAGTCATTAAAGTAATTAAGTAAGCCTTTAATAGGCTGTTCCGCCGGGTTCAAGGGAGAGCTCTTGGAGACGGAGGCGCCCCGTTTGTTCCCAGGCTTTTCTCACACGACTTGGTGACACGTCCATCTCCCCCCTTTTTGTTTACACCGCTTTATTTGTCCGGACATCCCGGCAGGTGTGGGGCTGCGGCGGGCACAAGAGGCTCCCGCCTCGCCTCGCCCCTCCCGCAGGTCTTTGGCACGCGACGCTCCCCCCTACTCCCTGACCACATCGCcgcctttcttttctcccccccTCGGGCTCTCTCCTCGCGGGGGGAAGAGGCTCAATTTGTAGCCTATTATCCTATAAGGAAAATGTCCATTGAAAAGTATGAATAGTTTCGTTGGGCTAAATTTTAATAATgccagagggtgggggaggaaagaCAGGCAggcgtgtgtgtgagtgtgtgtgcgtgtgtgtgtgtgtgtgtgtgaggggggtggtgggaggattGGGGGGCAACACGAAGAGTGGgctgagaagaaaagggggaatgCAGCTGGCCCAGGCGAGCATTATGCGACGTCACCTGCGAGAGGGGGCGCCTACAGACCCCTATTCATTTGCCTAATTTTGGTCAATTTAACAAACTTCAGGAGAAATTATTGTGGCTTTGTCAGAGAGGGTGAAGCCTTCTGATCGAATTAACAGCATGTTTTGATCCGGTAAATGTCATTAGAAAGGGAGAAACAATCGCGCTTAGAGGGCTCTAAGTAATGCGCCCAAGTGGAGACGCCAAAGCGCACGGCTCACAAAGGGAGCAAGTAGCTGCCACAGGGAACTTTTGTACCCGCCCATCGCCCAAGTTTTGACAcaaaaaggcattatttcatactTGAATACGTTTAATCCAACGATTGTCTATTTTCTGCAAACATATTTTCACAGCATTGTTAACTTTTTATGTCTCCCTTTCGCGGGCGCCTTAAAGTTTGGGGGCGGGAGAGCGCAGACACTTTGGGCATCAATATTTGTCACTGAAAAGGGCTCCGTGAAGTTAGGGAGGTTGAtctcttttttatggttttagaGAGCGAATATatcgggggaggaggagggagggaaggcacgaaccgaaaggagggaggaaatttGCTGGACTGGCGCGAGGGGCAGgaggggggcggcggcggcggctgggaGCTCTGCTCCGCCTGCGCCTCTGCGGGCAGCCGGGCCCAGCAGCCGGGGGCCTCCTCCCCGACCGCCAGGCCTCGCTGTCACTTGCTGCGCCGGAACCCGcgttctgggggctccaggcttGCGGGCTGTGCGTGGGGGCCAGGTTTCTTGCAGATGGAAACTGTAAAAATGCTTTTTGTTCTATGACCTGCTCCGGAGCCGCTGAGCTCTCacctttttctaatttgttgCATTTGAGAACAACCGAGACCTCTCCTGACacatctttccctccctctctgctccccacctcGCCTAaactctctctcctctgctggaCTACGGCAGGGCCCGGGCTCTGCCTTTGGGTGTCGTTAGTCCTTGGCAGAGGTGGCTGGGGGGGAGCCCTGCTCTCCAGTGGCACCTAGGGGGCTCCTAGGGCGCAGAGGCGGGCCTGGCGGGCCGGGCCTCGGGGACGCGAGCAGCCCACCTGCTGCAGTCTGGGAGGTGTGGGGCTCGGTCCGCACCACGCACCCCTAGGGTGTCCTCCCCGTCGTACTCTCAGTCTCCTCTCGACGTTTCTTTTCTGCTTCACGCCGGATTGGGCACGACCCGCACCCTCCCGCAGGTTGCTCTGCCAGCCGCTGGTGCCCTCTCAGAGGTTGTCGATTTCAGTATATTCACTCGCACACAAGGGGATTAAACACGAACCCTTATCATCCAAATTAACTAACGTGAATGGGTAAAAGGGAGCGCGCACACTTCTCACCCCTATCCCCTTTTTAAGCCAGCGGACTAG
It encodes:
- the HELT gene encoding hairy and enhancer of split-related protein HELT isoform X1, producing MSGKLKERKRTPVSHKVIEKRRRDRINRCLNELGKTVPMALAKQSSGKLEKAEILEMTVQYLRALHSADFPRGREKAELLAEFANYFHYGYHECMKNLVHYLTTVERMETKDTKYARILAFLQSKARLGAEPAFQPLGSLPEPDFSYQLHPAGPEFAGHSPGEASVFPQGAAPGSFPWPHGAARSPALPYLPSAPVPLPSPAQQHSPFLTPVQGLDRHYLNLIGHAHPNALNLHTPQHPAVL
- the HELT gene encoding hairy and enhancer of split-related protein HELT isoform X2, with protein sequence MSGKLKERKRTPVSHKVIEKRRRDRINRCLNELGKTVPMALAKQSSGKLEKAEILEMTVQYLRALHSADFPRGREKELLAEFANYFHYGYHECMKNLVHYLTTVERMETKDTKYARILAFLQSKARLGAEPAFQPLGSLPEPDFSYQLHPAGPEFAGHSPGEASVFPQGAAPGSFPWPHGAARSPALPYLPSAPVPLPSPAQQHSPFLTPVQGLDRHYLNLIGHAHPNALNLHTPQHPAVL